GCATGTCTGCTTGGGGCCGAAGAATTTGGCTTTGCCACTGCACCATTGGTCGCTTCTGGATGTATTATGATGCGCGTGTGCCATCTCAATACATGTCCTGTAGGTATTGCCACCCAAAATCCTGAACTGCGTAAGAAATTTGATGGGAAACCGGAACACGTTGTAAATTATATGTATTTCGTGGCCCAGGAACTTCGGGAGATCATGGCAAAACTTGGTTTCAGGACCCTTAGTGATATGGTAGGTCAGGTGCAGAAGCTCAACCGGAATAAGGCAATTGATCATTACAAGGCTAACGGCCTTGATCTGACTCCAATTTTGCATAAGGTCAATGTGCGTAAAGGAACAAAACTTTACAATACTGAAAAGCAAGAACACCATGTGAGCGATTCCATTGAGTTTGGAATCATCTCAAAGGCGCATCCTGCGCTTTTCAGGAAGGAAAAAACGAGTCTGGATTTCAATATTTACAATACAGACCGTGCCGTAGGAGCAATAATCAGCAATGAGATCTCGAAGATCTACGGTGCTGAGGGTCTACCTGAAAACACTTTAAAGTTAAACTTTACCGGATCTGCCGGACAAAGCTTCGGTGCATTTGCCACTAAAGGCCTTACTATGATAGTCAATGGTAATACGAATGACTATTTGGGCAAAGGTCTCTCAGGTGCTAAACTGATTGTAAAGATACCTGCTAAGTCCACCTTAAAACCAGAAGAAAATATCATCACCGGTAACGTAACCTTATACGGAGCTACTTCAGGGGAAGCCTATATCAACGGTAAGGCGGGAGAACGATTTTGTGTCAGAAATTCCGGAGCCACTGCGGTAGTTGAAGGGATTGGCGACCACGGCTGCGAATATATGACAGGGGGAACAGCAGTCATTCTTGGAGAAGTAGGTCGGAATTTCGGAGCGGGAATGAGTGGAGGAATAGCCTATGTGCTAGATGAAAATAAAACCTTTGAAAAAAGGTGCAATAAAGAGGCCTTAAACCTTTTATCGGTCGAAGAAGAACAAGATATAGCCTTACTGAAAAGCCTGATTGAAAATCATTACAACGCAACTTTTAGTCCGCTCGCACAGCGTATTTTGGAGAACTGGGAACACTATCTGCCTAAATTCATCAAGGTATTTCCTGAAGAATACCGGCAGGCTTTACTCAGGTTGGAGAAAGAAAAATTACAAATTACTTAGGAGCTAAACATGGGAAAGATCACAGGATTTTTAGAGTACGAAAGAAAGACAGAGCCTTATAAACCCGTTGACCAGCGGATTAAGAATTTTAAGGAATTCACCCTACCCATGAAAGAAAAAGAGCTCAGGGATCAGGGTGCTCGATGTATGGATTGCGGAATACCGTTTTGCCACAGTGGATGTCCCTTAGGAAATCTGATTCCGGATTTCAACGACGCGGTCTATAGGGGTAAATGGGAAAAAGCAGCTGAGATTCTGCACGCTACTAACAATTTCCCAGAATTTACTGGTCGATTATGTCCAGCTCCTTGTGAAGAGGCCTGCGTTCTAGGGATCAATGAAGATCCTGTTTCCATTGAAAATATCGAAAAAAACATAGTCGAAACTGCCTTTGATAAAGGCTGGGTTAAGGCTAAGCCACCAGAATTGAGGACTGGAAAAAAGGTCGCAGTAATAGGTTCTGGCCCTGCCGGATTAGCGGCAGCTCAACAATTGAATCGGGCTGGCCATCTAGTAACGGTCTATGAACGCGATGAAAAACCCGGAGGGCTTCTACGTTATGGTATTCCGGATTTTAAAATGGAGAAACACATTATCGACAGACGCCTAAAGGTTCTGGAAGAGGAGGGAATTGAATTTAAGTGTGGTATTCATGTGGGCGTAGACATCTCTGCAGAAAAATTAAAATCTGGTTTCGATGCTCTTGTTTTATGCGGTGGAGCTACAGTTAGAAGGAATCTACCTATTGAAGGATCGGAACTAAACGGAGTGGTTCAGGCGATGGACTTTCTGGCTCAAAATAATCGAAGGGTAGATGGGCAGAAGAAATTTAAGGAGGAAATTAAGGCCACCGATAAGAATGTCATTGTTATTGGCGGAGGGGATACAGGCTCAGATTGTATTGGAACTTCCTTCCGTCAGGGTGCAAAATCGGTCACGAATTTCGAAATATTAAACAAACCCACAACCGAAAGACCTCAGGACCAGCCCTGGCCTTTCTGGCCTATGCGACTAAGAACGAGTACCTCACATAAAGAAGGAGCGGAGCGCCATTTCAGTATCTCAACCAAAAAGTTTATTGGTGATAAGGATGGAAATCTCAAAGCATTGGTAACCTCAGAAGTAGAGTGGGTTAAAAAACCGGGCGAGCGTCCTGAACTGAAGGAAGTAGCGGGAACAGAGAAAGAATGGCCTTGTGATATGGCCTTGTTGGCTCTTGGGTTTACAGGGTCTGAAATGACGCTTGCTGATCAGTTGGGGCTTGAAGCAGATTCCCGTACAAATATCAAAGCTTCGGCAAGAGATTACCAATCCAATATCCCTGGAGTGTTTGTAGCCGGCGACCAAAGGCGTGGCCAATCGCTTATTGTCTGGGCTATTTCAGAGGGGAGGGAAGCAGCCTATTATGTAGATTCTTATCTCATGGGGACTTCTGCCCTACCCCTTAAGGGAGAAGGAGACCTACCCATGGTCTAGAGTTGTTTCCTGGGTCAAATTAGAAACGGTTTTAAACAAGGGTTTATTGGAAATATATATTTACTCGGATTCTGATATAGAGTTACAGGGTTAAACTATATTTTGTTCTCTACGGGGGAAGGGGACTTCTAGTCCCCGGGGGTAGAGTGTATACTGCAGTATTTTTGATAGGATCTATAAACAAAATACCCTGAATTAAAATAGTCCTACTTCCAGCAAAACTGATATAGAGTTACAGGGTTAAACTATATTTTGTTTTCTACGGGGGAAGGGGACTTCTAGTCCCCGGGGGTAGAGTGTATTTCAGGGAGCTTGTTAAAGCCTCTTTAAACTAAAGAGTCTGAGATATCAATCGATTTACTTCCATGTTAAAAAGGCGGCGAGCTATCCCTGACTCTGCGTAAGCACAGGTTGTGGCGTTTTGGGAGCGGTAATCCGGAAGGGATCCTGAAGCGAGCCCTTGCTCTGCTTCGCGCCGTTGTGTCTGATCGTTTTATAGTATAAAAAAAGCACCCATTTTGCAATGAGTGCTTTTAAAAAAAGGCGGCGACCTACTCTTCCACTTGGTGTAGCAGTACCATCGGCGCTGACGGGCTTAACTTCCCTGTTCGGAATGGTAAGGGGTGGACCCCGTCGCCATGGCCACCTGAGCCTTGTTGTGAAGGGAGCCTGGGCTCTAACTTCACGGTATATCTTAACATAAAGGGATAGGGTCTTTACTTTTAGCGTAAAGGCGTTTTGAATCTAAATCATAGAAGAAGGTGTGATTAATACTACCAGAGTATTGGTATACAAGGCACTTAGCGGCGCAAGCCTAACGGACTATTAGTACCACTCGGCTACGTACTTTACAGCACTTACACCTGTGGCCTATCAACGTGGTCATCTCCCACGGCCCTTTAAAGAAATCTCATCTTGTGGCGGGTTTCGCGCTTATATGCTTTCAGCGCTTATCCCATCCCGACGTAGCTACCCGGCAATGCCCCTGGCGGGACAACCGGTACACCAGCGGTCAGTCCGACTCGGTCCTCTCGTACTAGAGTCAGCACCACTCAAATTTCTAACGCCCGCAGTAGATAGAGACCGAACTGTCTCACGACGTTCTGAACCCAGCTCGCGTGCCACTTTAATGGGCGAACAGCCCAACCCTTGGGACCTTCTCCAGCCCCAGGATGTGACGAGCCGACATCGAGGTGCCAAACCCCCCCGTCGATATGAGCTCTTGGGGGAGATCAGCCTGTTATCCCCGGCGTACCTTTTATCCTTTGAGCGATGGCCCTTCCATGCGGAACCACCGGATCACTATGCTCTACTTTCGTACCTGTTCGACCTGTATGTCTCACAGTCAAGCGCCCTTGTGCCATTGCACTCTACGCACGGTTACCAAGCGTGCTGAGGGCACCTTTAGAAGCCTCCGTTACTCTTTTGGAGGCGACCACCCCAGTCAAACTACCCACCACGCACTGTTCCCCTTATTCAAGGGGTTAGGCCCCGAACAAACAAAGGCTGGTATTTCAACAACGACTCCACCACGCCTAGCGACGCAGCTTCAAAGTCTCCCAGCTATCCTACACATGGTTTGCCCAAGGTCAATACGAAGCTATAGTAAAGGTGCACGGGGTCTTTTCGTCCCACTGCGGGTAATCGGCATCTTCACCGATACTACAATTTCACCGAGCTCATGGCTGAGACAGTGTCCAGATCGTTGCACCATTCGTGCAGGTCGGAACTTACCCGACAAGGAATTTCGCTACCTTAGGACCGTTATAGTTACGGCCGCCGTTTACCGGGGCTTCAATTCAATGCTTCTCTTTGCAGATAACATCTCCTCTTAACCTTCCGGCACCGGGCAGGTGTCAGGCCCTATACGTCATCTCTCGATTTTGCAGAGCCCTGTGTTTTTGATAAACAGTCGCCTGGACCTCTTCACTGCGGCCCCGATTGCTCGGGGCGACCTTTCTCCCGAAGTTACAGGTCTATTTTGCCTAGTTCCTTAGCCATGAATCTCTCGAGCGCCTTAGAATACTCATCCCGACCACCTGTGTCGGTTTACGGTACGGGCCGCAATACTCGCTTTTCTTGGAGGAAGCTATGCTGGATTATCGGCGCAGCCGTAGCCTTGCCGTACTATCTCACCCTTACAGGTGATTCAACGTACAATTCCGTCTGTACGCACCAACGCCACTCCCCCGTCACTTTTGTCGTATTGCGGGTACGGGATTATTAACCCGTTGTCCATCCACTACCCCCTTCGGGTTCGTGTTAGGTCCCGACTGACCCCCGGCTGATTAGCATAGCCGGGGAAACCTTGGTCTTTCGGCGTGCGGGTTTCTCGCCCGCATTATCGTTACTTATGCCTACATTTTCGTTTGTAGCTCCTCCAGCATCCCTTACAGAACACCTTCAATGGCACTACAATGCTCCCCTACCCCTTACACCCGATGGTGTAAAGCCATAGCTTCGGTGGTGTGCTTATGCCCGATTATTATCCATGCGGAACCGCTCGACCAGTGAGCTGTTACGCACTCTTTAAATGAATGGCTGCTTCCAAGCCAACATCCTGGCTGTCTATGCAGTTCCACCGCGTTTTGTCAACTTAGCACACACTTGGGGACCTTAGCTGATGGTCCGGGTTCTTTCCCTTTCGGACATGGACCTTAGCACCCATGCCCTCACTGCTGATTAACATTTTATAGCATTCGGAGTTTGTCAGGAATTGGTAGGCGGTGAAGCCCCCGCATCCAATCAGTAGCTCTACCTCTATAAAACTATAAATCAACGCTGCACCTAAATGCATTTCGGGGAGTACGAGCTATTTCCGAGTTTGATTGGCCTTTCACCCCTACCCACAGGTCATCCCAAGACTTTTCAACGTCAACGGGTTCGGTCCTCCACTATGTGTTACCACAGCTTCAACCTGCCCATGGGTAGATCACACGGTTTCGCGTCTGCCACTACTAACTAAAGCGCCCTATTCAGACTCGCTTTCGCTCCGGCTCCGGACCTGAAGTCCTTAACCTCGCTAGCAACGGCAACTCGTAGGCTCATTATGCAAAAGGCACGCCGTCACCCCCAAAGGGGCTCCGACCGCTTGTAAGCGTATGGTTTCAGGTTCTATTTCACTCCCCTGTTCGGGGTTCTTTTCACCTTTCCCTCACGGTACTGGTTCACTATCGGTCTCTCAGGAGTATTTAGCCTTAGCGGATGGTCCCGCCAAATTCATACAGGGTTTCACGTGCCCCGCACTACTCAGGATACCACTACTGATAACGCACTTTACCCGTACGGGACTCTCACCCTCTACGGTCCGACTTTCCAGACGGTTCCAGTTCTATTACGCATCAGATCACGTGGTCCTACAACCCCGATATTGCCGAAACAACATCGGTTTGGGCTAATCCGCGTTCGCTCGCCGCTACTTACGGAATCACTTTTGTTTTCTCCTCCTCCGGCTACTTAGATGTTTCAGTTCACCGGGTTTGCTTCCCTTGCGGGATACCATGTCTTCAACATGGTGGGTTGCCCCATTCGGATACCTGCGGATCATATCGTATGTGCCGATCCCCGCAGCTTTTCGCAGCTTATCGCGTCCTTCTTCGCCTCTGAGAGCCTAGGCATTCCCCATACGCCCTTATTTAGCTTGTCGCCTTTGCCTCGTATTCTAATCTCTTGGGTATATCTTCATACCCTTCTCTATTATTTAAATTCGTGTCTTTACAAAGTTTGCATTCCCTTACCTATACACCATAAAATGACCCATAAGTAAAAAAAATACAAACCCTATCCCAATATGTCAATGAACGTTTCGCTTACCCTTAAAAAACCCGCAATACATCAATGTAATGCCGGTGGTAAGCTGATCCTATAATCAGATCTCTTGTGGAGAATATCGGAGTCGAACCGATGACCTCCTGCGTGCAAGGCAGGCGCTCTAGCCAGCTGAGCTAATTCCCCATTTTCTACGAAATGGAAATTCCAAATTCCAAATCCCAAATTCCAATGAGGTCTATTTAAGCTTCAGCCTCTAAAATTTCCTAATTCAATATAATTCTCAATGAACGTGTGCGTTAGACCACTAAGGGCCTACTCTCTTTTGCACCTGATCTACTTTGCCAAGTAGTCTCAGGCAGACTCGAACTGCCGACCTCTACATTATCAGTGTAGCGCTCTAACCAGCTGAGCTATGAGACTGCATTTATTTTATAAAATAATGGTAGACAACTAAAATCATTACCCTTAAAGAAACTACAGAACCGCCTTAATGGCAGTTTGTTATATCACTTTGCTTCACCTTCGTGTAGCATCTTTCTCTAGAAAGGAGGTGTTCCAGCCGCACCTTCCGGTACGGCTACCTTGTTACGACTTAGCCCTAGTTACCGATTTTGCCCTAGGCCGCTCCTTACGGTGACGGACTTCAGGCACTCCCGGCTTCCATGGCTTGACGGGCGGTGTGTACAAGGCCCGGGAACGTATTCACCGGATCATGGCTGATATCCGATTACTAGCGATTCCAGCTTCACGGGGTCGAGTTGCAGACCCCGATCCGAACTGTGACCGGTTTTATAGATTCGCTCTCCGTTGCCGGATGGCTGCTCTCTGTACCGGCCATTGTAGCACGTGTGTAGCCCAGGACGTAAGGGCCGTGATGATTTGACGTCATCCCCACCTTCCTCGCGGTTTGCACCGGCAGTCTCGCCAGAGTCCCCAGCATTATCTGTTGGCAACTGACGACAGGGGTTGCGCTCGTTATAGGACTTAACCTGACACCTCACGGCACGAGCTGACGACAACCATGCAGCACCTTGCAAAATGTCCGAAGAAAAGTCTATCTCTAAACCTGTCATTCTGCATTTAAGCCCTGGTAAGGTTCCTCGCGTATCATCGAATTAAACCACATGCTCCACCGCTTGTGCGGGCCCCCGTCAATTCCTTTGAGTTTCATTCTTGCGAACGTACTCCCCAGGTGGGATACTTATCACTTTCGCTTGGCCGCCGAGACTAAAAGTCCCGACAGCTAGTATCCATCGTTTACGGCGTGGACTACCAGGGTATCTAATCCTGTTCGCTCCCCACGCTTTCGTCCATCAGCGTCAGTCGATAGTTAGTGACCTGCCTTCGCGATCGGTGTTCTATGTAATATCTATGCATTTCACCGCTACACTACATATTCCGGCCACTCCACTATGACTCAAGACAACCAGTATCAAGGGCAGTGCTACGGTTGAGCCGTACCATTTCACCCCTGACTTAATTGCCCGCCTGCGGACCCTTTAAACCCAATGATTCCGGATAACGCTCGGACCCTCCGTATTACCGCGGCTGCTGGCACGGAGTTAGCCGGTCCTTATTCTTACGGTACCGTCATCGGGGCACACGTGCCCCTTATTCTTCCCGTATAAAAGCAGTTTACAACCCATAGGGCTGTCTTCCTGCACGCGGCATGGCTGGATCAGGCGTGAGCCCATTGTCCAATATTCCTCACTGCTGCCTCCCGTAGGAGTCTGGTCCGTGTCTCAGTACCAGTGTGGGGGATCCCCCTCTCAGGGCCCCTACCTATCATAGCTATGGTGAGCCGTTACCTCACCATCTGGCTAATAGGACGCATAGCCATCCCGTACCGCCGAAGCTTTAAATTAAAATCGATGCCAATTCTAATTACTACGGGGTATTAATCCGGATTTCTCCGGGCTATCCCCCTGTACAGGGTAGGTTCTATACGCGTTGCGCACCCGTGCGCCACTCGTCAGCGGAAAAGCAAGCTTTTCCCTGTTACCGTTCGACTTGCATGTGTTAGGCCTGCCGCTAGCGTTCATCCTGAGCCAGGATCAAACTCTTCATCGTTATAACATTAATTACTATCAATGCTACTACAAATCCACAAAGTTCACCCGCCTCAAAACGGTTCTCATGTTTCCTTAAATTTAATGATCTATTCATCTGATAATAACTCCAAAATAAATCCGAAGATCCACCCCGTCATTACTACCAGATTCGCTGTCTACCAATATATCAATGAACTTATCTATTCTCTACTATAATCACCCAACAATCTCTCGTTAAGCGGGTGCAAATATAGAGCCATTTTTTCGGTTGTACAACCCTGAACGATAAAATTTTCTTAAAAGAAAATCTATCCGTCTAACCCCCTGAAAATGAGCATTCATTCTCTAAAAATTTTAAAGTCAACCCAGGAAGAATCAGGAAAAGAAGTTCCAGACAAGCCCAAAACGAATCACAAAGTCGCGATAAGGATATCCCGGTGCCGCATAATAAGTGTTCCCGGTAAAGGAAGAATTAAAATGTTCAGCCTTTAGATATATTCGCGTTTGCCGCACTTTGGCATTAATAAAGAAATCGAGAAGCGGAAAAGCGCCCAACTCCTCGCGGTTCTGCACATAGAATTCCCCCAGCAAAGGATTATAAGCATCCATATTATATGCCGTGAAATACTTTAAGGTAATTCCGGTTTGCAAAAACATGGCATTTCTGAATATATTACTTGAGTAGTAAAGCGTATTGCGAGTGACCAATTGTGGAACATTGAGTACCTCACTAGTCTGACTCACATTCTGATACATCACCGTATTGTTCAGAGCCCATTTCCCATATTTGAATTCCTTAGCGTACTTCACCTTGATTAAATTCACCGAATTTCCCTCCTGCTTTGGAGTAACAAAAGAATTCTCTTCTCCATCTGCGATTTGCTGTTCTGTAGCATTAGAGGAAAAATAAGTGTAATTATCAGTTGTAGAGTATTGGGCAGTCAAATCTCCCCAGACCTGAGAGCTCAAATTAAATTTAAGACTCTGAACATTTTCATTCTCAAAGGTGTTGCTGTTATTCCAATTGTAATTGGCGTATTCCGACTGATAGAGCAGGAAATTAAAGTTGGGCAGACCCGAAGAGGAATGTGCACTAAAACCAATCTCATTTTTTTCATTGAGTTTTAAGCTTGCCGATCCATCAAAAATATAGTTCGTCAATTCTCCTGTAATCCCGTAAGTTAATTTTCCGTCCAAGGCGAAAGAACCAATTCGTTTGCTGTAACTTCCCCTAGCGCAATCTCATCTCCCCGAAGTTGATTGGGAATGGTCCCCTGTTCCGTGATCAGAATGCTATTAAAAAGTAATCGTATTGGTACCAGTTTACAAAGCCTTTAAGTGAGCCGAGAAATTTGCTGGAATAATCAAGGCTAACACTATTGAAAAAAGTCTTCAGACTTGCTTTGTCATCAATCGGGGACACCAGAACTGAGCCGAAATAATCATTCTGCGCATCCTGCTGAAATTGAAAATACTTGGTTTCGTAACTAAATTCATGCCCGATCCCTAGTGAGGAGTTTTTTAATGAATCTCTTTTTCTGGCCAGGGTGTAGCGTTGGTCCAAATAATATCGCTTTCCCAATAATTTGTTCCTCGCGTCGGTAAAAAATACATCTATCCTGGATCTGTCCTGAAATTCAGGATCTTCAGATTCAAATTGCACCTCCTTAGCACTTAAGCCTCCGTTCTCTTCTGCCAAAATATCCTGTGCCGCGATATGGGCCCTGAGGGAATAACGATTATTCCTGGATAGGTAGTTGACCGTAGTCCTGAAATTTCCCGATTCGTTCTCACTGTACTGATATTTCCCAAAAGAACGGAATCCCTTGTAGGCAATAGAAAAATTTAATCTGGGAGAGGTGTTAAAGGTGAGCATAGCATCCAGCATCTGCCCCTGTTCAAAGGTGGTTTTAAAGAAAAGTTCTGTCAAAGGTGTTGGGACATTATAATAAGGTATATCCCCCACTTCGAGATAATTGAAATGTCGCGCCCTGGCTCCCAATGCCGGATACAGGTCTGGCCGCTCTCGATCCACACCAAGGCTGTTATACGGCTGCCCAATATTAGCAAATGGCATAAGCTCAAATTCATCGCGCCTGATAAAATTGTATTTGTATTCCTTTTGGATGGAAAGTGTGGTATCGAGAAAAGTGGTATCTCTGGAAAAGGATATGATCTTGTATTCTTCAATCCTGGTTATTGATTCACTCTCATCCGATCCCGCAGGTTTTTGCAGATTCCTTTTCATGAACTGTGTTGAATCCTTCTCTTTTCGCTGAGGAGGCAACTTGTCCTGGGCCTGAACCGGTAATAAGATCAGTAACAGGATTATAAAATATAGGTATCTCATAAATTTGAACACTCAGGCAAAGTTACTTTTTTTTAATCCTAAAGAAGTGTGAAACTTTTATAAGAAAAACACATGATTTTCCTATCTTGGGGGGCTTTGATACAAAATCCTTAAAAAAAGGGTCTTTAGAACTAATAAAATTGAATAATCCTGATTTTTTCTGGATATTAGTAAAAAAAAATTGATGATAAGAAAATTACTCGTGCTCTGCCTTCTGGCGGGTTCCTTCTCCTATGCGCAATTCAACCAGAATGCACCCTGGCTGGCCGGTCCTGATGAAAGCGAGCTTCGTACACCATCTACGGTTCAACCCCTTTCAATTTTCGAGATCTCAGCATCTGCTGAGGCCTATTGGAAAAACAAGGACAAAGACGCCAAAGGAAGTGGTTATAAACCTTTTAAGCGATGGGAAGACTACTGGATGCATTTTGTAGACCAGCAAGGGTACCTGCCCACACCAAAAGAACTCTGGGAGACCTGGGAAAATAAACAGAATCGAATTGGAATGACCACCAATCCCGTCAGCGCCTGGTCATCGGTGGGACCCGAAACTGTTGGAGTCTTTTCCGGCAGATTACCTGGTACCGGAAGGACCAACGCTATAGAAGTAGATCCTAATGATCCCAATACATGGTACGTAGGTGCTCCGGCTGGGGGTATCTGGAAAACTACTGATGCGGGCAATACATGGACCAACCTCTTTGATGATTTTCCACAGATCGGGGTTTCTAGTATCGCTATAGATCCTAATGATTCTAACATTATATATATCGCAACAGGTGATGATGACGCTGCGGATTCTTACAGTGTTGGGGTTTTTAAATCCCTGGATGCAGGGGCCACCTGGCAGGAAACCGGGCTCAACCCTTCTACATCCAACTTCAGCACACTCATGACAGTGATCTTGATCGATCCTACGGATTCAAACGTTCTGTGGGTGGCAACGAATACAGGGCTCTATAAAAGTATCGATGCAGGAGATACCTGGAATATTAAACAAGGCGGTTATATTGCCGACCTTAAATTAAAACCGGGCGATGCCAATACAGTCTATGCAATCGTAGGCCGTTATTTAGGCGGATCAGGGAATCAGGTTACTTTTTATAAGTCTACGGACGGAGGTGACACACCTTTCGTAGCTTTGGATGATCCGCTTCTCCCTACCAGTTCGGGCAGGGCTTTGTTAGGGGTTACCCCTGCAGATCCGGAAGTACTTTACATCCTGACTGCCAATACAGGATCGAGTAATTTTACTTTTCAGGGGCTTTACAAATCTACAGATAGCGGTGAGACCTTTACCGAGAGTCCGAATACCACAAACATCATGGAATCGAGTCAGGCCTGGTTTGATTTGGCCTTCGAGGTTTCACCCACCAATGCCAACGAACTCTATATGGGCTGTCTGAATATCTGGAAGAGTGTCAATGGCGGGAATTCTTTTACCCGCCTCAATCAATGGTTTACCAATAATGCGGCCTATACACATGCCGATATCCACACCATCAAAATTTTCAACGACCAGGTATTCGCCTGTACAGACGGGGGTATTTACAGATCTACCAACGGCGGAGGGAGTTTTACCGATTATACCAGCGGGATGGCCGTTGGCCAATTCTACCGGCTTTCCGTTTCGCCCGAGAATTCCTCTAAAATGATTGGAGGACTACAAGATAATGGCGGGCAGATTCTTCAAAACGGGGTATGGAATAATTATCACGGTGGTGACGGGATGGATAATGTTATCGATCCCAACAATGATAATCTGGTCTACGGATTTACTCAATTTGGCGGTTCGCTGAATATATCATCCAACTCGGGACAATCTATTGGCTTTGTCGGACCTCCAAGGGATGATCAGAACAATACCATACAGGGAAACTGGATTACGCCCCTGGCGATCAGCAGCACCGGGGAAGTCTACTCCGGCTTTGATGCTGTATACAAATTAGTTGGTAGCGCCTGGGAGAAGTGGTCCAATGATTTTGGCGACGGAAACATCGATGATATAGAAGTAGATCCAACCGACCCGAATGTAATCTATGCCGCTGAAGGAAAT
This DNA window, taken from Muriicola soli, encodes the following:
- a CDS encoding putative porin, which codes for MRYLYFIILLLILLPVQAQDKLPPQRKEKDSTQFMKRNLQKPAGSDESESITRIEEYKIISFSRDTTFLDTTLSIQKEYKYNFIRRDEFELMPFANIGQPYNSLGVDRERPDLYPALGARARHFNYLEVGDIPYYNVPTPLTELFFKTTFEQGQMLDAMLTFNTSPRLNFSIAYKGFRSFGKYQYSENESGNFRTTVNYLSRNNRYSLRAHIAAQDILAEENGGLSAKEVQFESEDPEFQDRSRIDVFFTDARNKLLGKRYYLDQRYTLARKRDSLKNSSLGIGHEFSYETKYFQFQQDAQNDYFGSVLVSPIDDKASLKTFFNSVSLDYSSKFLGSLKGFVNWYQYDYFLIAF
- a CDS encoding glutamate synthase subunit beta — encoded protein: MGKITGFLEYERKTEPYKPVDQRIKNFKEFTLPMKEKELRDQGARCMDCGIPFCHSGCPLGNLIPDFNDAVYRGKWEKAAEILHATNNFPEFTGRLCPAPCEEACVLGINEDPVSIENIEKNIVETAFDKGWVKAKPPELRTGKKVAVIGSGPAGLAAAQQLNRAGHLVTVYERDEKPGGLLRYGIPDFKMEKHIIDRRLKVLEEEGIEFKCGIHVGVDISAEKLKSGFDALVLCGGATVRRNLPIEGSELNGVVQAMDFLAQNNRRVDGQKKFKEEIKATDKNVIVIGGGDTGSDCIGTSFRQGAKSVTNFEILNKPTTERPQDQPWPFWPMRLRTSTSHKEGAERHFSISTKKFIGDKDGNLKALVTSEVEWVKKPGERPELKEVAGTEKEWPCDMALLALGFTGSEMTLADQLGLEADSRTNIKASARDYQSNIPGVFVAGDQRRGQSLIVWAISEGREAAYYVDSYLMGTSALPLKGEGDLPMV
- a CDS encoding putative porin, with protein sequence MDGKLTYGITGELTNYIFDGSASLKLNEKNEIGFSAHSSSGLPNFNFLLYQSEYANYNWNNSNTFENENVQSLKFNLSSQVWGDLTAQYSTTDNYTYFSSNATEQQIADGEENSFVTPKQEGNSVNLIKVKYAKEFKYGKWALNNTVMYQNVSQTSEVLNVPQLVTRNTLYYSSNIFRNAMFLQTGITLKYFTAYNMDAYNPLLGEFYVQNREELGAFPLLDFFINAKVRQTRIYLKAEHFNSSFTGNTYYAAPGYPYRDFVIRFGLVWNFFS